GCACGAGCTGGCCACGGCCCTGGGCCGCGCCGAAGAGGGTGACTGGTCCGGCATCCAGACGCTCTACGACGGCTACTTCGACGACCTCTCGGTCGAGGCGCAGCTCGCCACCCTGTGCGCCGACCTGCGCCGGCTCTCGGCCGACGACTTCCGCGCCGCGCTGCCGGCCGCCAGTGCGGCCTCGCCGCACTTCGGGTCCGGCAACCTGCTGTCGCACCTGCCGTGCGCGTTCTGGGTCGAGCCGCGCACCGCCCTGCCCGCGGCGCCGCGCCCCGGCGCGCCGCCGATGCTCGTGCTGGCGAACCGCAACGACCCGCTCACGCCGCACCTCTGGGGCGAGAGACTCGCGCAGCGCTTCGTCTCGGCCACGCGGATCGACGTCGAGAGCCGCGAGCACACCGCGTTCGGCCGCGGCGACGAGTGTGTCGACGCGCTGGTGACCGACTATCTGGTCGCGCCGGCGCCGCCGGCGCGCACGCACTGCCCCTGACTCAGTGGAGCGCGCTCGCCAGGTCCGAGCCCGCCATCCCGCCGACGATCATCGGCGCGATCCACAGGAACAGCAGCCCCACGCGCACCAGCGCCGTCTGCTCGAGCTGCAGCATCACGTAGACGGGCGTGGTGACGCCGATGAAGAAGTTCGCCAGGCCCCAGCCGATGCGGCCCTGCACGAAGGCGTGGATCACCATCGAGAGCGTGATGATCCAGTTCACCACCAGGCCCGCGATGAACGGCCACATCCACTTGCCGATCCAGGCGTGCAGCGCCTGTTCCTGCTTCACGGTGAGGTTGCCGCCCATGCCCTGGCGGACGCCCTCTTCGAAGGTCGCGGCCGTGGCGCCCTGCTGGGCCTTGTTCGCCTCGGGCGAGTTCGGGTCGACGTGCGCGGGCATCTCGCGTGTCTCGACCTGCTTGCGGTAGCGCTCGGGGATCTGGTCGTAGTCCTCGGTGAAGTGCACGTGACCGCTCGAGTCCTTGTACTTGTACGCCTGTGCGCGCGCCTCGTGAGCGGCGAGCGCGCAGGCGGCAACGGCGAGCGTGACCAAGAGCCCTCGAGCGACCCGGTTGTTCATGGCGCCGTAATCGGCCGGCGGATCGTGCGGGCTTAACTCGTTAGAGTAGCCGCCATGCGCTGGTCGCAGATGTTCATTCCCACGCTGCGCGACGACCCCGCCGACGCAGAGGCCACGAGTCATCGCCTGATGCTGCGCGCCGGGCTGATCCGCCAGCTCGGCGCGGGCATCTACTCGAAGCTTCCGCTCGCCGAGCGGGTGGCGCGCCGGGTCGAGGCGATCGTGCGCGAGGAGATGGCGCGCATCGGGGCGCAGGAGTTCCGCCTGCCCATGCTCCACCCGGCCGAGCCCTGGAAGGAGAGCGGGCGCTGGAGCTCGGTGAAGGAGGAGCTGTTCCGGCTCAAGGACCGCAAGCAGGGCGACATGGCGCTGGCCCTGACCGCGGAGGAGATCTTCACCACGATCGCGCGCGACGAGCTGCGCAGCTACCGGCAGCTGCCGCAGATCTGGTACCAGATCGGCGACAAGTTCCGCGACGAGCCGCGCCCCAAGTCCGGCGTCCTGCGCGGGCGCGAGTTCACGATGAAGGACTCGTACTCCTTCGACGTCGACGCGGCGGGCCTGGACGTCTCGTTC
This genomic window from Myxococcota bacterium contains:
- a CDS encoding DUF4124 domain-containing protein: MNNRVARGLLVTLAVAACALAAHEARAQAYKYKDSSGHVHFTEDYDQIPERYRKQVETREMPAHVDPNSPEANKAQQGATAATFEEGVRQGMGGNLTVKQEQALHAWIGKWMWPFIAGLVVNWIITLSMVIHAFVQGRIGWGLANFFIGVTTPVYVMLQLEQTALVRVGLLFLWIAPMIVGGMAGSDLASALH